TGCATGCGCAGCTTGGCCTCGGCAGGCTCCTTCGACATGCCGGGGTCGGCCAGCAGCTCGCGCAGGACGGCGACGGTGGGTTCGATCTCGCGGCGCTGGCGCTCCTTGACGATGGTGCGCAGCAGCTCCCACACCTGCTTCGAGGTCTCGAAGTGGTCGCGCCGGTCGCCGGCCACGTGCACGAGCTTCACGAGGTTCCAGCCCTGCAGTTCGCGCAGGCTGTTGCTGACGTTGGAGCGGGCGACCTTCAGCGTGTCGACGATCTCCTCGGCGTGCATGGGCCGCCCGGTGATGTAGAGCAGCGCATGGATCTGGGCGACGGTGCGGTTGACGCCCCAGCGGGTGCCCATCTCGCCCCAGTGGAGGACGAAACGGGAGAGGGTCGGGGAGAGGTCCATGGCGACATCCTCTCGCCGCCCGCAATTTCTGTCAATACAGAAATTCTGGATCCGAGATCAACCGGAGACGGCGTCCCAGGACAGCCCGAACTTCAGCAGGTACTTGCGCAGGCGGTCCGCATCGTTGACCACGGTGCGGGCCTCGCGGGACTGGTCGAACAGCTGGCGGCCCGCGTCCGACAGGGTTCGGGCCCGACGGCACACGCGCACCACCGCCTCGAGCTGCAGCCGGTCGAAGAGGTCGAGCGTGGCCAGCCGGTCGGCGGGCAGCACCGTGGCGAGGTCGACCTCGCCCGCATCGGCAGCCATCGGCCGGCGCTGCCACAGCCACCGCAGGCGCTGCAGTTCGGCGTCCACCAGCCCGGCGGAGATGCGGCCGCCGTCGGCCAGCGTGGCCAGCCGGGTGACACTGGCCGACAGGTCGCGGAA
This genomic stretch from Piscinibacter gummiphilus harbors:
- a CDS encoding GbsR/MarR family transcriptional regulator is translated as MDLSPTLSRFVLHWGEMGTRWGVNRTVAQIHALLYITGRPMHAEEIVDTLKVARSNVSNSLRELQGWNLVKLVHVAGDRRDHFETSKQVWELLRTIVKERQRREIEPTVAVLRELLADPGMSKEPAEAKLRMQETLELLDTLTLWSDEMLRLDTQTLTQVLKLGAKIKKLIGRSPAEA